Proteins from a single region of Belliella baltica DSM 15883:
- a CDS encoding glycoside hydrolase family 127 protein — MPSQLKLITVVFILALGSASYAQSNRVQYFKLDQVRLLDSPFKNAQEVDKKYILEMDVDRLLAPYMKDAGIEWIAENYGNWEDTGLDGHIGGHYLSALSMMYASTGDIEIKSRLDYMIEQLKLAQDKNANGYIGGVPNGQKIWEEIRVGNIKAGSFSLNDRWVPLYNIHKIYAGLKDAYLIAGIADAKPMLIALSDWFYDLTEGFSEAQFQEILISEHGGLNEVFADVSAMTGNPKYLELAKKMSHNLILDPLSKRQDNLTGMHANTQIPKVIGFQRIAQLSDEAKWNNSATYFWENVTNQRSVSIGGNSVREHFHPKDDFSPMLSSDQGPETCNTYNMMRLSEKLFESSPDRKYIDYYERALYNHILSSQHPTKGGFVYFTPMRPQHYRVYSQPHENFWCCVGSGLENHAKYGQVIYAHKEDELFVNLFIASELSWEEKGIKLTQKTDFPFSESTTLQFDHKGKKEFKLKIRYPDWVKGGAMEVKVNGKSFPISLSKDGYVVIDRKWKSKDQVSVTLPMSTKVEYLADGSPWASFVHGPIVLAAETGKEDLKGVFADDSRMGHVASGKMIPIFQTAILKQTEEKISPAKSNDNFNFYLAENQFHNQNESVSLVPFFNIHESRYQVYWPVLKADEVDDFRKKLSGKDELMLKLESITVDQVAAGEQQPESEHNFKAVSSQSGQENGLFWRNTTTTFQYDLKNPALEAKTLRISYLPTKNSNPFKILINGEVLAEEHFDSEKSQKILDRDYDISLFQSEEIEVKFVSVNGLETERIHYVRLLKADQ; from the coding sequence ATGCCCAGCCAGCTTAAACTTATTACTGTTGTTTTCATTCTAGCATTAGGCTCAGCTTCCTATGCACAATCCAACCGTGTTCAATATTTTAAATTGGATCAGGTAAGGTTGTTGGATAGTCCATTCAAAAATGCTCAGGAAGTTGATAAAAAATACATTCTTGAGATGGATGTTGACCGACTTTTGGCGCCATACATGAAAGATGCTGGGATAGAATGGATCGCTGAGAACTATGGAAATTGGGAAGATACAGGATTGGATGGCCATATAGGTGGCCATTATCTCTCTGCACTATCGATGATGTATGCATCTACCGGAGATATAGAAATCAAAAGCCGATTGGATTACATGATTGAGCAACTGAAGTTAGCTCAGGATAAAAATGCAAATGGCTACATCGGTGGTGTTCCTAACGGACAAAAAATCTGGGAAGAAATCAGAGTTGGAAATATCAAAGCAGGTAGCTTTTCACTCAATGACAGATGGGTACCGCTTTACAATATTCACAAAATCTACGCAGGGCTTAAAGATGCTTATTTGATTGCAGGAATAGCCGATGCAAAACCAATGTTGATCGCGCTTTCAGATTGGTTTTATGACTTGACAGAAGGATTTTCAGAAGCACAATTTCAAGAAATACTAATCAGCGAGCATGGAGGTTTGAATGAAGTTTTTGCTGATGTATCAGCTATGACGGGAAATCCAAAATATCTAGAGCTTGCAAAGAAAATGTCTCATAATTTGATTCTAGATCCACTGTCTAAACGTCAAGACAATCTAACAGGAATGCATGCCAACACCCAAATCCCTAAAGTGATTGGTTTTCAGCGTATCGCACAACTTTCGGATGAGGCAAAATGGAATAACTCCGCCACCTATTTTTGGGAAAATGTCACCAATCAAAGGTCAGTTTCTATAGGTGGAAATAGTGTAAGAGAGCACTTTCATCCAAAAGATGATTTTTCGCCAATGCTTTCTTCTGATCAAGGCCCAGAAACCTGCAACACTTACAATATGATGCGCTTATCTGAGAAGCTTTTTGAAAGTAGCCCTGACAGAAAATACATCGACTATTACGAAAGGGCACTTTACAATCATATCCTTTCATCTCAACATCCTACTAAAGGTGGATTTGTCTATTTCACGCCCATGCGTCCACAGCATTATCGTGTTTATTCCCAGCCACACGAGAATTTTTGGTGTTGTGTAGGATCGGGTTTGGAAAATCATGCCAAATATGGTCAGGTTATTTATGCTCACAAGGAAGATGAACTTTTTGTGAATCTCTTTATCGCTTCGGAATTGAGCTGGGAAGAAAAAGGCATAAAACTCACTCAGAAAACAGATTTCCCTTTTTCAGAAAGCACAACACTTCAATTTGACCATAAAGGAAAGAAAGAATTTAAGCTAAAAATTAGATATCCAGATTGGGTCAAAGGAGGAGCAATGGAGGTTAAGGTGAATGGGAAATCTTTTCCTATAAGCCTGTCGAAAGATGGCTATGTTGTGATCGATAGAAAATGGAAATCAAAAGACCAAGTTTCTGTCACTTTGCCGATGTCAACGAAGGTGGAATATTTGGCTGATGGTTCTCCATGGGCGTCGTTTGTTCATGGGCCGATTGTATTGGCGGCTGAGACGGGAAAGGAAGACCTCAAAGGTGTTTTTGCAGATGATAGTAGAATGGGCCATGTTGCTTCTGGAAAGATGATCCCGATTTTTCAAACTGCAATTCTCAAGCAAACAGAAGAAAAAATCTCACCCGCGAAAAGCAATGATAATTTCAATTTTTATTTAGCTGAAAATCAATTTCATAATCAAAACGAATCTGTAAGTCTCGTTCCATTTTTTAATATTCATGAAAGCCGATATCAGGTTTATTGGCCGGTTTTAAAGGCAGATGAAGTTGATGATTTTAGAAAAAAATTGAGCGGAAAGGATGAATTGATGCTGAAATTGGAGTCTATCACTGTAGATCAGGTCGCTGCAGGTGAGCAACAGCCTGAATCTGAGCATAATTTTAAAGCTGTCAGCAGTCAATCTGGACAAGAAAATGGGCTTTTCTGGAGAAACACTACAACTACTTTTCAGTACGATCTGAAAAACCCAGCTTTGGAAGCTAAGACCTTGAGGATTTCTTATTTGCCTACCAAAAATAGCAATCCTTTCAAAATTCTGATCAATGGTGAAGTTTTAGCCGAGGAACATTTTGATTCTGAAAAATCACAGAAAATATTGGACAGAGATTATGACATTTCACTATTTCAATCAGAAGAAATAGAAGTGAAATTCGTCAGCGTTAATGGACTAGAGACTGAAAGAATCCACTATGTGAGATTACTGAAAGCAGATCAATAA
- a CDS encoding alpha-N-arabinofuranosidase codes for MKTKSLKGIMLLTAMLVSFFSLAQNRLIVNADQGHIKINKHIYGHFAEHLGRSIYGGIWVGPDSDIPNEDGYRKDVMQALINLEIPNLRWPGGCFADEYHWTDGIGDPAERPKMVNTHWGGVTEDNSFGTHEFMNFAKKIGTEPYITGNVGSGSVEEMSKWIEYINFDGVSPMADLRKRNGQDEPWGIRYWGVGNESWGCGGNMTPEYYANEYRRYATYARNYGGNKLYKIAGGANNWDYNWTEVLMKNIPLWMMDGLSLHYYTIAGSWENKKSATDFDKETYLETLRKAAFIDDLIKRHGTIMDKYDPEKRIGMIIDEWGTWFEVEPGTNPGFLYQQNTMRDAHVAAISLNIFNKNADRVHMANLAQTVNVLQAVILTNETDMILTPTYHVFDLYKPHKDATLISHDLKSEEVSFGKEKMEALNISTSKSADGTVNISIANINPDKKIDLDVVLRGIDAKTVTAEYITAPAINSHNTFENKEVVKKAAFKDFKLNKENLKISVPANAVLMVRVK; via the coding sequence ATGAAAACAAAAAGCTTAAAAGGGATCATGCTACTAACAGCAATGTTGGTTTCTTTCTTTTCCCTAGCTCAAAACCGCCTGATCGTAAATGCTGATCAAGGACATATTAAGATCAACAAGCATATCTACGGTCATTTTGCAGAGCACCTAGGAAGAAGTATTTACGGAGGTATCTGGGTAGGTCCTGACTCTGATATTCCAAATGAAGATGGATACCGTAAAGATGTGATGCAAGCATTGATCAACTTGGAAATCCCAAATTTAAGATGGCCGGGAGGTTGTTTTGCTGATGAATATCACTGGACTGACGGGATTGGAGATCCTGCCGAAAGACCGAAAATGGTCAATACCCATTGGGGTGGCGTGACAGAGGATAATTCTTTTGGAACACATGAATTCATGAATTTCGCCAAAAAAATCGGTACAGAACCTTATATCACAGGGAATGTAGGGAGTGGTTCTGTAGAGGAAATGTCCAAGTGGATCGAGTACATCAATTTTGATGGGGTGAGTCCAATGGCTGATTTGAGAAAAAGAAATGGTCAAGACGAACCTTGGGGTATCAGATATTGGGGTGTTGGAAATGAAAGTTGGGGTTGTGGAGGAAATATGACTCCTGAGTACTATGCCAACGAGTATAGAAGATATGCAACCTACGCTAGAAATTATGGAGGGAATAAGCTCTATAAAATTGCTGGTGGTGCGAATAACTGGGATTATAACTGGACTGAAGTCTTGATGAAAAACATTCCTTTGTGGATGATGGATGGACTTTCTTTACATTATTATACCATTGCTGGATCCTGGGAAAACAAAAAATCAGCGACAGATTTTGACAAAGAAACTTACTTGGAGACGTTAAGAAAAGCTGCATTTATCGATGATTTGATCAAACGTCATGGAACGATTATGGACAAATATGATCCTGAGAAGAGAATCGGAATGATCATCGACGAATGGGGAACTTGGTTTGAAGTAGAGCCGGGAACAAATCCTGGGTTCCTTTACCAACAAAATACCATGCGCGATGCTCATGTGGCGGCGATTTCTTTGAATATTTTCAATAAAAACGCAGACCGTGTTCACATGGCTAATCTTGCGCAGACTGTCAATGTCTTACAAGCGGTGATTTTGACAAATGAAACGGACATGATTTTGACACCAACTTATCACGTTTTTGATCTTTATAAGCCTCACAAAGACGCGACTTTGATTTCTCATGATTTGAAGTCTGAAGAAGTGAGTTTCGGTAAGGAAAAAATGGAAGCATTAAATATCTCTACTTCTAAATCTGCTGACGGAACAGTGAATATTAGTATTGCTAATATCAATCCGGATAAGAAAATCGACTTAGATGTAGTGTTAAGAGGAATTGATGCAAAAACTGTGACTGCTGAATACATCACTGCTCCTGCGATCAATTCGCACAATACTTTTGAGAATAAGGAAGTAGTAAAAAAAGCTGCTTTCAAAGATTTCAAATTGAACAAAGAAAATCTCAAAATTTCTGTGCCAGCAAATGCAGTTTTGATGGTAAGAGTGAAATAA
- a CDS encoding ribulokinase: MNDKYVIGLDYGSDSVRAVLVNTEDGNCLASHVYWYPRWKAGKYCDPVSNRFRQHPLDHLEGLEETIKVVLSKSGVSKEQVNAICVDTTGSSPMPVDEKGVSLALKPEFAENPNAMMVIWKDHTAIKEADEINHVARTWGGEDFTKYEGGIYSSEWFWAKILHVVREDEAVKNVAFSWMEHCDFITAHLIGNEDPLNFKRSRCAAGHKALWHESWGGLPPKEFLGKFDPYLADLKDRLYTETYTSDEVAGNLSKEWAEKLGLSEETVISVGTFDAHAGAVGGEITENTLIKVMGTSTCDIMVTNKEKLGDKLIPGICGQVDGSVIPGTIGLEAGQSGFGDVLAWFKNLLLKPSLELIEASEILNQEQKEKLKTELDDQLIVKLSEEALAIPVEESKIVALDWINGRRTPDANQALKGAIRNLNMGSDAARVFKSLVEAISFGSKSIVERFRQEGVQIDAVIGLGGVAKKSTLVMQTLADVLNMPIKVATSDQAPALGAAMYASVAAGIHADTESAIQAMSNGFDKIYEPIPANVLVYEKLYSKYTEFGKLIEG; encoded by the coding sequence ATGAATGATAAATATGTAATTGGTCTTGACTATGGTTCTGATTCCGTAAGAGCAGTTTTGGTAAATACGGAAGATGGAAACTGTCTAGCAAGCCATGTCTATTGGTATCCAAGATGGAAAGCAGGCAAGTATTGTGATCCTGTATCCAATAGATTCAGACAACACCCTTTAGATCATCTGGAAGGACTGGAAGAGACTATTAAGGTGGTTTTGTCCAAGTCTGGAGTATCAAAAGAACAAGTGAATGCAATTTGTGTAGATACAACTGGCTCTTCCCCGATGCCGGTAGATGAAAAAGGAGTTTCTTTGGCTCTGAAGCCCGAGTTTGCAGAAAATCCCAATGCCATGATGGTCATTTGGAAAGATCATACTGCTATCAAAGAAGCAGACGAAATCAATCATGTCGCCCGAACATGGGGAGGTGAAGATTTCACAAAATATGAAGGAGGGATTTATTCTTCCGAATGGTTTTGGGCCAAAATTCTCCATGTTGTAAGAGAAGATGAAGCAGTAAAAAATGTAGCGTTTTCTTGGATGGAGCATTGTGATTTTATCACTGCCCATTTGATTGGAAATGAAGATCCCTTGAATTTCAAGAGAAGTCGATGCGCGGCTGGTCACAAAGCGCTATGGCATGAGTCCTGGGGCGGATTGCCACCAAAAGAATTTCTTGGCAAGTTTGATCCTTATTTGGCCGATTTAAAAGACAGGCTTTACACTGAAACTTACACTTCAGATGAAGTTGCTGGTAATTTAAGTAAAGAGTGGGCTGAGAAGCTTGGACTTTCTGAAGAAACAGTAATTTCTGTAGGGACATTTGATGCACATGCGGGAGCAGTAGGAGGAGAGATTACCGAAAACACCTTGATCAAGGTGATGGGAACATCAACTTGCGATATCATGGTCACCAATAAAGAAAAGTTAGGAGATAAATTGATTCCAGGAATCTGTGGACAGGTAGATGGTTCTGTAATTCCTGGTACAATTGGCTTGGAAGCTGGTCAGTCTGGTTTTGGTGATGTGTTGGCATGGTTCAAAAATCTCCTACTTAAACCATCTCTGGAATTGATTGAGGCAAGTGAAATCTTAAATCAAGAGCAAAAAGAGAAATTAAAAACAGAACTTGATGATCAATTGATTGTCAAATTATCTGAAGAAGCATTAGCGATACCTGTTGAGGAATCTAAAATTGTAGCCTTGGATTGGATCAATGGCAGGAGAACTCCAGATGCCAACCAAGCACTCAAAGGCGCAATCAGAAACCTGAATATGGGTTCAGATGCTGCTCGGGTGTTTAAGTCCTTGGTAGAAGCGATTAGTTTTGGGTCAAAAAGCATCGTAGAGCGATTCCGTCAGGAAGGTGTTCAGATCGATGCAGTGATTGGTTTAGGAGGAGTTGCCAAAAAGTCAACTTTGGTGATGCAGACACTCGCAGACGTACTGAATATGCCGATCAAAGTAGCCACTTCCGACCAAGCCCCAGCTTTGGGTGCCGCCATGTATGCTTCAGTTGCTGCAGGCATTCATGCTGATACCGAATCCGCAATACAAGCCATGAGCAACGGCTTCGATAAAATCTACGAACCAATCCCAGCCAATGTTCTTGTATATGAAAAGCTTTATAGCAAGTATACGGAGTTCGGGAAACTAATTGAAGGATAA
- a CDS encoding L-ribulose-5-phosphate 4-epimerase: MYKELKQACYEANMQLPKLDLVVYTFGNVSAVDRENGVFAIKPSGVPYEELKVEDIVIVDFDAKVVEGKMRPSSDTKTHAFLYKHWKHIGGICHTHSTYAVSWAQAIMDVPNFGTTHADHLTADIPCAPPMADHLIEGDYEYNTGQQILDCFAEKNLSPKEVEMILVGSHGPFAWGKDAAKAVYNSKVLEEVAKMAYLTLQINPNAARLKDALIKKHYERKHGKDAYYGQGC; the protein is encoded by the coding sequence ATGTACAAAGAACTAAAACAAGCCTGCTACGAGGCGAATATGCAACTACCGAAATTGGATTTGGTGGTGTATACTTTTGGAAATGTAAGTGCCGTCGATAGAGAGAACGGCGTTTTCGCTATCAAACCAAGTGGTGTCCCTTATGAAGAATTGAAAGTGGAAGATATCGTCATCGTAGATTTTGACGCGAAAGTCGTAGAGGGGAAAATGCGCCCTTCTTCTGATACCAAAACCCATGCTTTTCTTTACAAACATTGGAAGCATATTGGTGGGATTTGCCATACGCATTCGACTTATGCAGTTTCTTGGGCACAGGCGATTATGGATGTTCCTAATTTTGGAACTACCCACGCTGACCATCTTACTGCTGACATTCCCTGTGCACCTCCCATGGCAGATCACCTGATCGAAGGAGACTATGAATACAATACAGGACAGCAGATTCTGGACTGTTTTGCGGAGAAAAACCTAAGCCCAAAAGAAGTAGAAATGATTTTAGTAGGAAGTCATGGTCCATTCGCTTGGGGAAAAGATGCTGCAAAAGCAGTTTACAATAGTAAAGTACTTGAAGAGGTTGCTAAAATGGCTTACCTTACACTCCAAATCAACCCAAATGCAGCTAGACTGAAAGATGCTTTGATCAAGAAGCATTATGAACGTAAGCATGGTAAAGATGCATACTATGGTCAAGGCTGTTAA